From Treponema rectale, one genomic window encodes:
- a CDS encoding leucine-rich repeat protein, with the protein MKHLKKAVNFFLLFLTAVFISFFVSCSSDGDGKGSYEPSPEGEYKCRVTFYPDDGSEYFEQEVVQGDYVVEPEYVPHKAGYVFLGWAEWDMEKNCVSDTLFDFKNTPATDFFLILYAKWRVKDGTYRITFDYNGGTKYDETSKVVSVKEDYALQYLPDEPVKNYYSFGGWFLNLGEENECEFTLETVITDDITVKAKWIVKEYVLEFLSDGTENAEKEDIIFTVEKPVIIPECTFEVPDNHYFAGWSTSDSGTRSSIGFGAGKEVKELSDLDYWENYDCTLIKIYAVFLPYVSHNIIYNDIPSDSAAPSRTSFFENEDVELEPIERYGYIFIGWSGGIEGWKAYEQTEDIVLSPIWKLKSEYEVTVEDAFDVIEKLPECNIYTIKISGEITEDFLTEFSKAVVDSSKVSELNLDLRKATGLTVMDPSISDNVMLQNNKKLGSLVLPDVLEELGGFALYNCSNFNSITVPENYRGNFISALKFSSSRVLSNIIVDEKNTRYATVDGVLYSKDLKIIYLWPAAKAKLEIEIPEGVEEIDSYAFWKCVDLYEVIIPSSVKKICSDAFGDCHNLCKVTFKDPYSWFETENFSYDYYNQWKSSDCLTKEELEKADNYHAKSDLDLSFRFHNKYLYKHQIDVTAENALSEITKDKLVATVTIKVRGRITTDFLNDLTALIRDFNLSSVKINLDLSAITGITELEAVSGKSLFAGWDITDVVLPAGIKTISKNAFYQCWRLERVVIPSELESIGEFAFLECRLLKNIEIPDSVKVIEQGAFKETGLTSFNLPASLETFSGSALNYMDNLESVSISSSAKNFIVKNNAVYSEDEKTLVAYPVTGTEFTIPNGTQIIGEYAFTDSKITSIVIPSTVKTIGHAAFSECESLTKILIPASVTEIGDWAFSSSGLTEISFEDPENWYKQMNFGSGSGDGTLSGWQNFGDVSPEDIVKAEKWDQSGLDGLKPYRLRKHGVEY; encoded by the coding sequence ATGAAACATTTAAAAAAGGCAGTAAACTTTTTTTTATTGTTTTTAACTGCAGTTTTTATTTCATTTTTTGTGTCATGTTCGTCAGATGGAGACGGTAAAGGTTCGTATGAACCTTCTCCTGAGGGTGAGTATAAATGCCGGGTAACTTTTTACCCTGATGACGGTTCTGAGTATTTTGAACAGGAAGTTGTGCAAGGTGACTATGTTGTAGAACCAGAGTATGTGCCGCATAAAGCCGGTTATGTTTTTTTAGGCTGGGCTGAATGGGATATGGAAAAAAACTGTGTCAGTGATACGCTTTTTGATTTTAAGAATACTCCTGCTACAGACTTTTTTTTAATTTTATATGCAAAATGGAGAGTAAAAGATGGTACTTATAGAATAACTTTTGATTATAATGGCGGAACTAAGTATGATGAAACAAGTAAAGTTGTATCTGTTAAAGAAGATTATGCGTTACAGTACCTGCCTGATGAACCTGTAAAAAATTATTATTCTTTTGGCGGATGGTTTTTAAATCTTGGTGAAGAAAATGAATGTGAATTTACACTTGAAACAGTTATTACTGATGATATCACTGTAAAGGCAAAATGGATTGTAAAGGAATATGTTCTTGAATTTCTTTCTGACGGCACAGAAAATGCAGAAAAGGAAGATATTATTTTTACTGTAGAAAAGCCTGTTATAATTCCAGAATGTACATTCGAAGTTCCTGATAATCATTATTTTGCAGGCTGGTCTACAAGTGATTCAGGAACCAGAAGCAGTATAGGGTTTGGAGCTGGAAAAGAAGTAAAAGAACTTAGTGATCTAGACTACTGGGAAAATTATGACTGCACTTTAATAAAAATTTATGCGGTGTTCCTTCCGTATGTAAGTCATAATATTATTTATAATGATATTCCTTCTGATTCTGCTGCACCGTCCAGAACATCGTTCTTTGAAAATGAAGATGTTGAACTCGAACCAATTGAACGTTACGGTTATATTTTTATAGGATGGAGTGGGGGAATTGAAGGCTGGAAGGCTTATGAACAGACAGAAGATATTGTTCTTTCTCCAATCTGGAAACTTAAAAGTGAATATGAAGTAACAGTAGAAGACGCATTTGATGTAATTGAAAAATTGCCGGAGTGTAATATTTATACAATTAAAATTTCTGGTGAAATTACAGAAGACTTTCTGACAGAGTTTTCAAAAGCTGTAGTAGACAGTTCGAAGGTGTCAGAATTAAATCTTGATTTAAGAAAGGCAACCGGTTTAACAGTAATGGATCCTTCTATTTCAGATAATGTTATGCTTCAGAATAACAAAAAATTAGGCTCTCTTGTTCTTCCGGATGTACTTGAAGAGTTAGGTGGTTTTGCTCTTTATAACTGTTCAAATTTTAACAGTATAACAGTTCCTGAAAACTACAGGGGCAATTTTATTTCTGCATTAAAGTTTTCTTCTTCTCGTGTCCTTTCTAACATCATTGTTGATGAAAAAAATACAAGGTATGCTACTGTTGATGGAGTTCTTTATTCAAAAGATTTAAAAATTATTTATTTATGGCCTGCTGCAAAAGCAAAGCTTGAAATTGAGATTCCGGAAGGTGTTGAAGAAATAGACTCTTATGCATTCTGGAAATGTGTTGACCTTTATGAGGTAATTATTCCTTCTTCTGTTAAAAAGATTTGTAGCGATGCTTTTGGAGATTGTCATAACCTTTGTAAAGTTACTTTTAAAGATCCTTACAGCTGGTTTGAAACTGAAAACTTTAGCTATGATTATTATAACCAATGGAAATCTAGCGATTGTCTGACAAAAGAAGAACTGGAAAAAGCTGATAATTATCATGCAAAAAGTGATTTGGATTTATCTTTCCGCTTTCATAATAAATATCTTTATAAACATCAGATTGACGTAACTGCAGAAAATGCACTTTCTGAAATTACAAAGGATAAACTTGTTGCGACTGTAACTATAAAAGTACGCGGACGTATAACAACAGATTTCCTTAATGATTTAACGGCTTTAATTAGAGATTTTAACTTATCTAGTGTAAAAATTAATCTTGATTTAAGTGCAATAACCGGTATTACTGAATTAGAAGCTGTTTCGGGTAAAAGTCTGTTTGCCGGATGGGATATTACAGACGTAGTATTGCCTGCCGGAATAAAAACAATTAGTAAAAATGCTTTTTATCAATGCTGGAGACTTGAGCGAGTTGTTATTCCGTCGGAACTTGAAAGTATAGGGGAATTTGCATTCTTAGAGTGTAGGTTACTTAAAAATATTGAAATTCCTGACAGTGTAAAAGTTATAGAACAGGGAGCTTTTAAAGAAACTGGTCTGACTTCTTTTAACCTGCCGGCTTCTCTTGAAACTTTTTCGGGTAGTGCCTTGAATTACATGGATAACCTTGAATCGGTTTCTATCAGTTCTTCAGCAAAAAATTTTATTGTTAAGAATAATGCCGTTTATTCAGAGGATGAAAAAACTCTTGTTGCGTATCCGGTAACTGGAACTGAATTTACCATACCAAATGGAACTCAGATAATCGGTGAATATGCTTTTACAGATTCAAAAATTACTTCTATTGTTATTCCTTCAACTGTAAAAACTATAGGCCATGCAGCATTTTCTGAGTGCGAGTCTCTTACAAAAATTTTAATTCCAGCTTCTGTAACAGAAATTGGAGATTGGGCTTTTAGCTCTTCAGGTCTTACTGAAATTTCTTTCGAAGATCCTGAAAACTGGTATAAGCAAATGAATTTTGGGTCAGGTAGTGGTGATGGTACTCTGTCTGGCTGGCAAAACTTCGGAGATGTATCACCGGAAGATATTGTTAAAGCTGAAAAGTGGGATCAATCTGGTCTAGATGGTTTAAAACCGTACCGTCTTAGAAAACATGGAGTTGAATACTGA
- a CDS encoding leucine-rich repeat domain-containing protein translates to MKMSKSVKLFAMLVAAVFSMSSCRGKESAGSKPDFSKPNPESDFEFSLIRNGTAISIDYYSGKSKNVVVPSEIQGCPVVKFAPDEWPEIENLVISEGVEVVRVYSEILKYIKLPSSLKFITLRSDVLESVDIPEGVLFVDFGRTPLKSVKLPESLVGIADRAFEKSNLKSITMPEGLKYLGNKAFEDCDKLEEINVPEGFNPFFVCTDSSWFGIHSEKTFEDVFTGEKIKKTVALQKLLKREFRDYESSANDEFKEFYYSQYE, encoded by the coding sequence ATGAAAATGAGTAAATCTGTAAAACTTTTTGCAATGTTGGTTGCAGCAGTTTTTTCAATGTCAAGTTGTAGAGGTAAAGAATCAGCTGGAAGTAAACCTGATTTTTCTAAACCGAATCCTGAATCAGATTTTGAATTTAGTCTGATAAGAAACGGTACCGCTATAAGCATTGATTACTATAGTGGAAAATCAAAAAATGTTGTTGTTCCGTCTGAAATACAGGGCTGCCCTGTTGTGAAGTTTGCTCCGGATGAATGGCCTGAAATAGAAAATCTTGTAATTTCAGAAGGTGTTGAAGTCGTTCGTGTTTATTCTGAAATATTGAAATATATAAAACTTCCTTCGTCGTTAAAGTTTATCACTCTTCGCTCTGATGTTCTTGAGTCTGTTGATATTCCTGAAGGCGTTTTGTTTGTTGATTTTGGACGTACACCTCTTAAATCAGTTAAACTTCCTGAAAGCCTTGTTGGTATAGCTGATCGTGCTTTTGAAAAGTCAAATCTTAAATCTATTACAATGCCTGAAGGATTAAAATATTTAGGAAATAAGGCCTTTGAGGATTGTGATAAACTTGAAGAAATAAATGTTCCGGAAGGATTCAATCCGTTCTTTGTATGTACTGATTCTTCCTGGTTTGGAATACACAGCGAAAAAACTTTTGAAGATGTCTTTACAGGTGAAAAAATAAAAAAGACTGTTGCACTTCAAAAACTGTTAAAACGTGAATTCAGGGATTATGAAAGCTCTGCTAATGATGAGTTTAAAGAATTCTATTATTCACAATACGAGTAG
- a CDS encoding IMP dehydrogenase has translation MAYFYEEPSHTFGEYLLVPGYTSADCIPDNVSLRTPVVRFNKKAGEQSPLYMNIPLTSAVMQSVSDDKMAISLAKEGGISFIYGSQTIQDQAAMVARVKSYKAGFVTSDSNIRPDQTLEEVVALIEKTGHSTIAVTEDGSAHGKLAGIITERDFRIDHVPANSKVSEYMTPFKDLITGQDGISLSDANDLIWAHKVNQLPVIDKNNCLVSMVFRKDFDSHQTYPKELLDSQHRYIVGAGINTRDYMERVPALLEAGVDIMTLDSSEGFSEWQRKALNDIHSKWPEAKVGAGNVVDAEGFRFLAEAGADFVKIGIGGGSICITREQKGIGRGQATATIEVAKARDEYYKETGIYVPICSDGGIVHDYHMTLALAMGADFIMLGRYFARFDESPTNKLIVNGNYVKEYWGEGSNRARNWQRYDLGGKKGMAFEEGVDSYVPYAGHLHDGVNMSMSKVIHTMCNCGALTIPELQEKAKITLVSSTTISEGSAHDVVVKNTSINS, from the coding sequence ATGGCTTACTTCTACGAAGAACCTTCGCACACTTTTGGTGAGTATCTCCTGGTTCCAGGTTATACTTCTGCAGACTGCATTCCGGATAATGTTTCCCTGAGAACGCCTGTTGTCCGCTTTAACAAAAAAGCAGGTGAACAGTCTCCTCTTTACATGAACATTCCGCTTACAAGCGCTGTAATGCAGTCAGTTTCTGATGATAAAATGGCAATTTCCCTTGCTAAGGAAGGGGGAATCAGTTTTATCTACGGATCCCAGACAATTCAGGATCAGGCAGCAATGGTTGCCCGTGTTAAGTCTTATAAGGCCGGTTTTGTTACTTCCGATTCAAATATCCGCCCGGATCAGACTCTTGAAGAAGTCGTTGCCCTTATAGAAAAAACAGGACATTCTACTATTGCCGTAACGGAAGACGGCTCTGCTCACGGAAAACTTGCCGGAATCATAACAGAAAGGGATTTCCGCATTGATCATGTTCCTGCCAATTCAAAAGTAAGTGAATACATGACACCGTTCAAGGATTTGATTACAGGTCAGGACGGTATTTCTTTAAGCGATGCAAATGATCTTATCTGGGCTCATAAAGTTAATCAGCTTCCTGTAATTGATAAAAATAACTGCCTTGTTTCAATGGTTTTCAGAAAGGATTTTGACAGCCATCAGACATATCCGAAGGAACTTCTTGACAGTCAGCACCGTTATATTGTTGGAGCCGGAATCAACACCCGTGATTACATGGAACGCGTGCCTGCTCTTCTTGAGGCCGGTGTTGATATCATGACCCTTGATTCTTCAGAAGGATTTTCTGAATGGCAGAGAAAGGCTCTTAACGATATTCATTCAAAATGGCCTGAAGCAAAGGTTGGTGCCGGTAATGTTGTTGATGCAGAAGGATTCCGTTTCCTTGCAGAAGCCGGTGCAGATTTCGTAAAGATAGGAATCGGCGGCGGTTCAATCTGTATTACAAGAGAACAGAAAGGTATCGGCCGCGGTCAGGCAACTGCTACTATTGAGGTAGCAAAAGCCCGTGATGAATACTATAAGGAAACCGGTATTTATGTTCCTATCTGCTCAGACGGTGGAATTGTACATGACTATCATATGACCCTTGCCCTTGCCATGGGTGCTGATTTTATCATGCTCGGACGTTATTTTGCACGCTTTGATGAATCTCCTACAAACAAACTTATCGTAAACGGTAATTACGTAAAAGAATACTGGGGAGAAGGAAGCAACCGTGCCCGTAACTGGCAGCGTTATGATCTTGGCGGTAAAAAAGGCATGGCTTTTGAAGAAGGCGTTGATTCATATGTTCCTTATGCAGGACATCTTCATGACGGTGTAAACATGAGTATGAGTAAGGTTATTCATACAATGTGTAACTGCGGTGCCCTTACTATTCCGGAACTTCAGGAAAAGGCAAAGATTACTCTTGTAAGTTCAACTACAATCAGTGAAGGTAGTGCACACGACGTTGTGGTAAAAAATACAAGCATTAATTCGTAA
- the purA gene encoding adenylosuccinate synthase produces the protein MKVVIIGAQWGDEGKGKIVDYLAENAKYVVRYSGGPNAGHTIVVDGKQFALHQVPSGILYSDKKVYLGAGMVIDPEKLFKELDMLKENGINWEGRVFISDRAQLILPKYRQMDKDRDSQRKRPIGTTGSGIGIAYSEKSHRDGLRLADLDWEEKMAEFDGEDKEYLDKYKDKLIEMRVDLTKVMWEVRKENILFEGAQGAMLDIDSGTYPYVSSGASCAAGAATGCGIGPHDLDKILGVFKAYQTRVGNGPMPTEFNNESEGELCQYVRDTGREYGVTTGRARRCGYLDLVALRYACRTNSLDGLVLTHLDIYDAMEQIEACVAYDIDGKIVTDFPANVDQMNRAKPILEKFKGWKKPLKEIKSYKKLPKEARDYIEFIEEYTGVPVTIVSVGYERDETFIRSNPWKK, from the coding sequence ATGAAAGTTGTAATTATCGGTGCACAATGGGGCGATGAAGGAAAAGGTAAGATTGTTGATTACCTTGCAGAAAATGCAAAGTACGTTGTACGTTATTCGGGCGGTCCAAATGCAGGACACACAATCGTAGTAGACGGAAAACAGTTTGCCCTCCATCAGGTACCAAGCGGAATCCTTTATTCAGATAAAAAAGTTTATCTTGGCGCAGGCATGGTTATTGATCCTGAGAAACTCTTTAAGGAACTGGATATGCTTAAAGAAAACGGAATCAATTGGGAAGGCCGTGTATTTATTTCTGACCGTGCACAGCTTATTCTTCCAAAGTACCGTCAGATGGATAAAGACCGGGATTCTCAGAGAAAGCGTCCAATCGGAACTACAGGAAGCGGTATCGGTATTGCCTATTCAGAAAAATCCCATAGAGACGGACTCCGTCTTGCAGACCTTGACTGGGAAGAAAAGATGGCAGAATTTGACGGCGAAGATAAGGAATATCTTGATAAATACAAGGATAAGCTTATTGAAATGCGCGTAGACCTTACAAAAGTAATGTGGGAAGTACGCAAAGAAAACATTCTTTTTGAAGGTGCCCAGGGTGCAATGCTTGATATTGATTCAGGAACTTATCCTTATGTATCTTCCGGAGCAAGCTGTGCTGCAGGTGCCGCAACTGGATGCGGAATCGGACCTCATGATCTTGATAAGATTCTCGGTGTATTTAAGGCTTATCAGACTCGTGTCGGAAACGGACCTATGCCTACTGAGTTTAACAACGAAAGTGAAGGCGAACTCTGCCAGTACGTACGTGATACAGGCCGTGAATATGGAGTAACAACAGGACGTGCCCGCCGCTGCGGTTACCTTGATCTTGTAGCTCTCCGCTATGCATGCCGTACAAACAGTCTTGACGGTCTTGTTCTTACTCACCTTGATATTTATGATGCAATGGAACAGATTGAAGCCTGTGTAGCTTATGACATTGACGGAAAAATCGTTACAGATTTCCCTGCAAATGTTGACCAGATGAACAGGGCAAAACCTATTCTTGAAAAATTCAAGGGATGGAAGAAACCTCTTAAAGAAATCAAGAGTTATAAAAAACTTCCTAAGGAAGCCCGTGACTATATCGAATTCATTGAAGAATATACGGGAGTACCTGTAACAATCGTTTCTGTAGGATATGAACGGGATGAAACCTTTATCCGTTCAAACCCATGGAAAAAATAA
- a CDS encoding sensor histidine kinase, whose product MKEVFNIARSYASVEEEVEWLRSILQGYTTFFLIFDFVFFAVAVTAIILAINFLKSREQFKKSHSYLRYVIQGQEEERSRISRELHDTVAQDLRWCKNVLEKQNADELKKISEVVSKTLKMVRSLSLNLAPPDIIKNDFHANVLNLCQNFSELNKVEFRLTVMSELDTKFLSADENLNLYRIVQEALTNIQKHAEASEVTVLIRNELDYEAEGLYVFITDDGKGFDVSKVEGRGSDCTHFGITGMKERAELIGAQLEISSVAGEGTCIQIVKLKESL is encoded by the coding sequence ATGAAAGAAGTTTTTAATATTGCCCGCTCGTATGCATCTGTTGAAGAAGAAGTTGAATGGCTTCGTTCGATTCTTCAAGGTTACACAACATTTTTTCTGATTTTTGATTTTGTGTTTTTTGCTGTAGCCGTTACTGCGATTATTCTTGCAATCAATTTTTTAAAATCGCGTGAGCAGTTTAAAAAAAGTCACAGCTATTTGCGTTATGTAATTCAGGGGCAGGAAGAAGAACGAAGCCGTATTTCACGTGAACTTCATGATACGGTTGCACAGGATTTGCGCTGGTGTAAAAATGTTCTTGAAAAACAGAATGCAGATGAATTAAAAAAAATTTCAGAAGTCGTTTCAAAAACTTTGAAAATGGTAAGAAGTTTGAGTTTGAATCTTGCGCCTCCAGATATTATAAAAAATGATTTTCATGCAAATGTTTTAAATTTGTGTCAGAATTTTTCGGAATTGAATAAAGTTGAATTCCGTCTTACAGTTATGTCTGAACTTGATACAAAATTTCTTTCTGCCGATGAAAATCTTAATCTTTATAGAATCGTTCAGGAAGCGCTTACAAATATTCAAAAGCATGCAGAGGCTTCTGAAGTTACGGTTTTAATCCGTAATGAACTTGACTATGAAGCAGAAGGGCTTTATGTTTTCATAACTGATGATGGAAAAGGATTTGATGTTTCTAAAGTAGAAGGCCGCGGTTCAGACTGCACTCACTTTGGAATAACCGGCATGAAAGAAAGAGCCGAACTGATTGGTGCACAATTAGAAATCAGTAGCGTTGCAGGTGAAGGTACCTGTATTCAGATTGTAAAACTGAAGGAATCTTTGTGA
- a CDS encoding PP2C family protein-serine/threonine phosphatase, with product MKSLQNKNNKILYILSLIASLFILCSCEPNQEPKITLGDSFWYWEADAGSTPGDAMKHFADFKKLEDKSTSNLLNVLGPGSRYVWVMAQFEIPEYFRNQPLGLVIPYLRFAGQVYCNGSFISQYGNFPPNEQSTLFKAHFFSFPLNVLKQEGQNTILIKIYAQGKSGISSHSFIQPARFAYPAFEVINFHHTKIYMPLTGSLLLTFILYMCFYLSAKDFREFKDFAFLNIFTAMFVLIFFATELPVYTGGIIPFLLFTKFTLCIPVYFMVYFATAFAVDFHHKSFSLPLRIFRISILTFQTLLTAGIPSYNGLIKIAPYMLALLFIQILTAIIYIIKLFIKKERRAQTLYFILAMIPFITASLIDVIARKSDESEVYPYYSIFGWSVTTIIFIIMLAIRFSRTYKRNQRLTNHLQEEVDSRTSELKTANDRLNDLNEQLEKDKKRLVTDLEMASIVQKNFFSHPAQNLKNWDINTWYEPLSKVSGDFYDYFTYNNVLNGLSIFDVSGHGLSASLVTMLSKNIISGVFQKGFRNKVPASKILSEINTLIIKEKGDIQNYMTGLLCRFNEDRRGGFCRAELGNAGHPYPLKYSAENKEIYELKGNDGKDHYGAIGMSGIQVSFAQSNFTMKDGDILVLFTDGISELNNSKGEQYGTGDLMQIVRQNSNKTSAEILSIIKDHVKDFTKDSKIDDDITVIIAKRDSSFKAQQTESEELLEEL from the coding sequence ATGAAAAGCCTGCAGAATAAAAATAACAAAATACTGTACATTCTGTCGCTTATTGCGTCACTTTTTATCCTGTGTTCCTGCGAACCTAATCAGGAGCCGAAGATTACTCTCGGAGATTCATTCTGGTACTGGGAAGCAGATGCCGGTTCTACCCCCGGTGATGCAATGAAACATTTTGCAGACTTTAAGAAACTTGAAGACAAATCAACGTCCAACCTTCTGAATGTTCTTGGTCCGGGTTCACGGTATGTATGGGTCATGGCGCAGTTTGAAATCCCGGAATACTTCAGGAACCAGCCGCTGGGTCTGGTCATACCCTACCTCAGGTTTGCCGGACAGGTTTACTGTAACGGAAGCTTCATTTCGCAGTACGGAAACTTTCCTCCAAACGAGCAGTCAACATTATTCAAGGCTCACTTTTTCAGTTTTCCATTAAACGTGCTTAAACAGGAAGGGCAGAATACTATTTTAATAAAGATATACGCTCAGGGAAAAAGCGGCATTTCCAGCCATTCATTCATACAGCCGGCAAGATTTGCCTATCCTGCTTTTGAAGTTATAAATTTTCATCATACCAAAATCTACATGCCCCTTACCGGCTCACTTTTGCTTACTTTCATCCTGTACATGTGCTTCTACCTCAGTGCGAAAGACTTCAGGGAATTCAAAGACTTTGCGTTTCTGAATATTTTTACCGCAATGTTCGTACTCATATTCTTTGCAACAGAACTCCCTGTTTATACCGGAGGAATAATTCCATTCCTTCTGTTTACAAAGTTTACCCTGTGCATTCCGGTATACTTTATGGTTTATTTTGCAACTGCATTTGCCGTTGATTTTCATCACAAAAGCTTCTCACTTCCCTTAAGGATTTTCAGAATATCAATTCTTACATTTCAGACTCTGCTGACAGCAGGCATACCTTCCTACAACGGACTTATTAAAATTGCACCATACATGCTTGCACTGCTGTTCATTCAGATTCTTACCGCAATAATTTATATAATCAAACTATTCATTAAAAAAGAAAGACGGGCACAGACCCTGTATTTCATTCTTGCCATGATTCCTTTTATAACAGCTTCCTTAATCGACGTAATCGCACGTAAAAGTGATGAAAGTGAAGTCTATCCCTATTATTCAATTTTCGGATGGTCAGTAACAACAATCATATTCATAATAATGCTGGCAATCAGATTCTCCAGAACCTATAAACGGAACCAGAGGCTTACAAATCACCTTCAGGAAGAAGTTGATTCACGAACCAGTGAATTAAAAACAGCCAATGACAGGCTCAACGACCTGAATGAACAGCTGGAAAAAGACAAGAAACGTCTTGTAACGGACCTGGAAATGGCTTCCATCGTTCAGAAAAACTTCTTTTCTCATCCTGCACAGAATCTTAAAAACTGGGATATAAACACCTGGTATGAACCGCTTTCAAAAGTGTCAGGAGATTTTTACGACTACTTTACTTATAACAATGTTCTCAACGGCCTTTCGATTTTTGATGTTTCAGGACACGGTCTTTCTGCAAGTCTTGTTACAATGCTTTCAAAAAACATTATCTCAGGAGTTTTCCAGAAAGGATTCAGGAATAAAGTGCCGGCAAGTAAAATTCTTTCAGAGATTAATACTCTTATAATAAAAGAAAAGGGCGATATTCAGAATTACATGACCGGGCTTTTATGCCGGTTTAATGAAGACAGGAGAGGAGGTTTCTGCAGGGCTGAACTCGGCAATGCAGGGCATCCCTACCCCCTTAAATACAGTGCGGAAAATAAAGAAATTTACGAACTTAAAGGCAATGACGGGAAAGACCATTACGGTGCAATAGGAATGTCAGGAATACAGGTATCTTTTGCCCAGTCAAACTTTACGATGAAAGACGGGGATATACTCGTATTGTTTACGGACGGAATTTCTGAACTTAACAACAGTAAGGGTGAACAGTACGGCACCGGAGATCTGATGCAGATTGTCAGACAGAACAGTAATAAAACATCAGCTGAGATTCTTTCCATAATAAAAGATCACGTAAAAGACTTTACAAAAGATTCCAAGATAGATGATGACATAACGGTCATAATTGCAAAAAGAGATTCTTCTTTTAAGGCACAGCAGACAGAAAGCGAAGAGCTTCTTGAAGAATTATAA
- the rpsU gene encoding 30S ribosomal protein S21 gives MATISVDDNENLEKAIKRFKRMVEKEGIIREYKKREYFVKPSATNHQKKTTLERKLLNKRRQSERKDH, from the coding sequence ATGGCTACAATCAGTGTTGACGACAATGAGAACCTTGAAAAGGCAATCAAACGTTTCAAGCGCATGGTTGAAAAGGAAGGCATCATCCGCGAATACAAAAAGCGCGAATACTTCGTTAAACCTTCTGCTACTAATCACCAGAAAAAGACAACTCTTGAACGCAAACTCTTGAACAAGAGACGTCAGTCAGAAAGAAAAGATCACTAA
- a CDS encoding response regulator, with protein sequence MKKINYFVTEDHSLTNLGIRQFFINFKEFECAGFASTKEETFSKLESLKGNLQLLILDLNLGNESGLDVLKEVKKIIPGLKVLVYSMFTNPGIVSLALEYGADGFVCKDGSEDELIKAAREIINGKLFIHQNLAASLYTYSNLLQSLTKQEQTIFKKIIERKNNFQISEELNLSIRSVENYMSRIYSKLGCRGHEEIISHFG encoded by the coding sequence ATGAAAAAGATAAATTATTTTGTAACGGAAGATCACTCCCTTACAAATCTTGGAATAAGACAGTTCTTTATTAACTTTAAGGAATTTGAATGTGCGGGATTTGCTTCTACAAAAGAAGAGACATTTTCAAAACTAGAAAGTTTAAAAGGAAACCTTCAGCTTTTGATTCTTGATTTGAATCTTGGAAATGAAAGCGGACTTGATGTTTTGAAGGAAGTAAAAAAAATTATTCCCGGATTAAAAGTTCTCGTGTATTCAATGTTTACAAATCCCGGAATTGTTTCGCTTGCACTGGAATACGGTGCTGACGGTTTTGTCTGTAAGGACGGTTCTGAAGATGAACTTATAAAAGCAGCACGTGAAATTATAAACGGAAAACTTTTTATTCATCAGAATCTTGCAGCTTCACTTTACACATATTCAAATCTTTTGCAGAGTCTTACAAAACAGGAACAGACAATCTTTAAAAAAATCATTGAGCGTAAAAATAATTTTCAGATTTCAGAAGAATTAAATCTTTCCATCCGCAGTGTAGAAAATTATATGAGCCGCATTTATTCTAAACTCGGCTGCCGTGGTCACGAAGAAATAATCTCTCACTTTGGATAA